A genomic stretch from Balaenoptera musculus isolate JJ_BM4_2016_0621 chromosome 9, mBalMus1.pri.v3, whole genome shotgun sequence includes:
- the OPN1SW gene encoding LOW QUALITY PROTEIN: short-wave-sensitive opsin 1 (The sequence of the model RefSeq protein was modified relative to this genomic sequence to represent the inferred CDS: inserted 3 bases in 2 codons; deleted 1 base in 1 codon; substituted 1 base at 1 genomic stop codon), with translation MSKMSEEEEFFLFKNISLVGPWDGPQYHLXPVWAFHLQAAFTGFVVSVGMPLNATVLVATLRYRKLRQPLNYILVNVSLGGFIYCIFSLXVFITSCHEYFVFGRHVCALEAFLGCTAGLVTGWSLAFLAFERYIIICKPFGNFHFSSKHALTVVLATWTIGIGVSIPPFFGWSRFVPEGLQCSCGPDWYTVGTKYYSEYYTWFLFIFCYIVPLSLICFSYSQLLGVFRAVAAQQQESATTQKAEREVSHTVVMMVGSFCLCCTPYAALAMYIVNNRNHGVDLRFVTIPAFFSKSACVYNPIIYCFMNKXFRACIMEMVCGKPMTDESDMSSSQKMEVSTVSSSQVGPN, from the exons ATGAGCAAGATGTCAGAGGAGGAGGAGTTTTTTCTGTTCAAGAACATCTCCTTGGTGGGGCCGTGGGATGGGCCTCAGTACCACCT ACCCGTCTGGGCCTTCCACCTCCAGGCAGCCTTCACGGGCTTTGTCGTCTCTGTAGGGATGCCACTCAATGCCACAGTGCTGGTGGCCACACTGCGCTACAGAAAGTTGCGGCAGCCACTCAACTATATTCTGGTCAATGTATCCCTGGGGGGCTTCATCTACTGCATCTTCTCTT TCGTCTTCATCACCAGCTGTCATGAATACTTTGTCTTCGGCCGCCATGTTTGTGCTCTGGAGGCCTTCCTGGGCTGTACAGCAG GTCTGGTGACAGGCTGGTCCCTGGCCTTCTTGGCCTTTGAGCGCTACATCATCATCTGTAAGCCCTTCGGCAACTTCCACTTCAGCTCCAAGCATGCACTGACGGTGGTCCTGGCCACCTGGACCATTGGTATTGGTGTCTCCATCCCACCCTTCTTTGGCTGGAGCCG GTTCGTCCCTGAGGGTCTTCAGTGTTCCTGCGGTCCCGACTGGTACACCGTGGGCACCAAATATTACAGCGAGTACTATACCTGGTTC CTCTTCATTTTCTGCTACATTGTGCCTCTCTCCCTCATCTGCTTCTCCTACTCTCAGCTGCTGGGGGTCTTCAGAGCT GTTGCAGCTCAGCAGCAGGAGTCAGCTACAACCCAGAAAGCTGAGCGGGAGGTGAGCCACacggtggtgatgatggtgggatCCTTCTGTCTCTGTTGCACGCCCTATGCTGCCCTGGCCATGTATATAGTCAACAACCGTAACCACGGGGTGGACTTACGGTTTGTCACCATTCCTGCCTTCTTCTCCAAGAGTGCTTGCGTCTACAATCCCATCATCTACTGCTTCATGAATAAGTAG TTCCGAGCTTGCATCATGGAGATGGTGTGTGGAAAGCCCATGACAGATGAGTCCGACATGTCTAGCTCCCAGAAAATGGAAGTTTCTACCGTCTCTTCTAGCCAAGTTGGCCCCAACTAA